The sequence below is a genomic window from Sorangiineae bacterium MSr12523.
CTTCGGACGTGCTGGATGGCTTGGATCCGTTTCGTCGCGTCGAACGGGCTTGGCCCGGCCTTGCCCAGGAGATCGACACCGCCCTCACCGAACCTGTCGACGTGGCGGCGCGGAGCTTGTTGGCATTGGCCCGGCGCGAACTCCCGGACAAATGGCCCGAGGGGGCCATTGCGGCGGTGGAGCGGGCTATTTGCACAGATAGGCGTACCTGAGATCGTGGCTCACCGCCGTGCGGCGACCGGAATAGCTCACGTGAACCCCGCCGGCATCGTCCACCGCGATGGAGGTGCCCGCGAGCTCCGCCACGGTCTCCACCGTGTCCATGAACCACGCGTCGCCGGTGCGCCTCGCATATTTGAGCTGGTTGCGCGTGGAATCGTAATACGCGATGTACACGTCGCCCGCGGCGCTGACCGCGATCGAGCTGAAACGGCCCACGTCGTCGGTCGTATCGACAGTGCGTATCTGCCAATTGGCGTCGCGCGCCCTAAAAGCGTACTTCAAGTCGCCCGCGCTGTAATCGTAATAGCTCGCGTGCAACGTGCCCGCCGCATCGACGGCCAGTGACGCGTACGCGCCCACGTTGTTCGAGGCATCCACGGTTTGCTTCGCCCAGCCCGACCCGACACGTTCCGCCACACGGAGATCGTGCGGGACCACCACGCTGTAGGCGATGGAGGTGCGGTCCGACGGGTCGATGACCAGGGACGCGTACTCGCCGGCGTTGACGCCCGCCTCGTCGTCGACGGTTTCCAGCGCCCACGCGCTCGTGGCATTCGCGCGCTCCGCGAAGCGAAGAACGCCGTCGGCCACGCCTTGGGTGCCCTGCATGTAGCTCAATCGCAGCGCGCCGGACTTGCTCACCGCGAGCGACGGGAATGGCCCGCGGCTGCCAATCGTGTCGACGACGCCGGTGGTCCAAGCGCCCCCGCGGGCGGCCGAATCGGCCATTTTGAGCTCGCTCTTCGCGCGGGCGTAAGCGATGTGCACGCTTCCGTCGGCGTCGTTCACCGCGAGCGACGACTGCTCGCCGGCGTGGTCGCCATCGACGATGGACATCGCCCAGGCGCCACCGCGCGGGCGGTACGCGTAATTCAGTGCATCCCTCGCTTGGTCCCAATAGCTCACGTGCACGGCGCCGTCGCGGCCCACTTCGAGCGACGTGGAAGGTCCCACGTTGGTCGTTGCATCGACGGACGCGATGCTCCACGCGCACCGCGTGCACGTTCCACCGGCGCACGACTCGCCCGATGGGCACGCGGTGGGTGTGCCCCACTCCAGGCACGTGTCCTCGTCGAATTGCCCGCAGCGCGCCACGCCTTGATCGGTGCACTGGGTCGCGTTGGCCTGGCACTCGTCGATGCAGCCGATGGGCGCGAGCGTCGTCGACGCGTCGATGGTGCGATGCCGCTCGGGGGTCACGTCGAGGGTGCCATGCGCCATGCGTGCGCCGCCCGAGAGACCCCACACGTCGATGTGGAGCGGAACGCCGGCCGCCGCATCGTCGAGCATCACGGTGACGGTTTCGACGGCGGCGAGGGCCCGCGGCGCCTCGGGCACCGTGGCCACGCGCTCGCCGTTCTGCAGCTGCAGCTGCGTGAGCTTCGCCTGTGGGTCGATGGTGGCGCTCACGCGGATGGCCGTCAGCGACTCGTCCTCGGAGCCCGCGCATGCGAGGACGAGCAGCGCGCACGGAAGGAGAGCGACGGAGCGCTTCATCGCGTTCTCCAGTCGACGGTCGCCCCCGAGGGGCCGGAGGCGTCTTTGCCGCCGCTGGTCGCGATCACCACGCCCGTGACGATGGCGCCGGCCACGACGGCGGCGGCACCGGTCCAGAACCACCAGCGGTGCGTGATGGGAGAATCCGGCTTTTTGTCCCCGGGCAGCGGCCGGAACACATCGCGCTCGCGATGCGGTTTCACCTCGATGGCCACCGGCTTGGGCGCAGGTGCAGGCGGCTCCAACTCACGAATGTGCTTCTCCGCGTCGGTGCGCTGCCTACCCTCGGGCGCCTCCTTCACGTAGCGCCGGTACAGATCAAGCGCACGCTCCCCCTGCCCGCCCAGGCGCGCGCACTCCGCCATGTTCCATAGAAATCCCGGTTTGTGCGACAGCTCGTAGCCCGCGGTGAAGGCCGCACCAGCCTCCAAGTAACGGCCGCTCTGAAAATGCTCCGTGCCCTCGGTGTAATACTGCCGCGCGCGCGCTTCGGTGGTGACCGTGTCTTCGGCGCGCACGACGGCGGGCGAGGACACGACGAGCGCGAGCCACGTGATGAAAAGCCATTTCATGGGAAGCGTGTTTCAGTCGAAAGGATTGACGAGCTTGCCCGCCGAATTCGCCGGCGGAGCAGGAACGACGGGGCGCGCACTTTCCGCGGTCTCGGGAGGCGGCGCCGGTGCTTTGCGCGCAGCCGGACGCCGCGCACTCGGCCTCGGCGCAACGGCCAGCGATTCCACCGGAACGGGCGGGGGCGCCGGCTCCGATTTGTCCGCCGTTGCCGCCACGAACGAAGGTGCCACCTCGGGAACCGGCACGATCACGTTCGCGGAACTCGAGGCCGACATCGGCGCATCGGGCCCGCGGGACGTCCGATGCACGGCAAAAGCCGCAATCCCCAGCGTCAACGCCGCCGCGAGAATCCAGGGCGCGCGCCGAAATCGCGACGGCCGCACCGGCGGTGCGGACGAGACGACGATCGGCCGCGGCGTGGTCACCAAGGGAAGCGCGGCACTGGCGAGCGTCGCGTTCAACGAGGGATTCACCCGCGAGGCCGGCTGCGCGGTTCGCGACGAAGCTGGCATCTTTTGCACGACGGCATCGAGCCGCTGCGCGATGTCGTCCATCGATGCAGGCCGCCCGTGCGGCGCCCGCGCGAGCATCTGCATGATGAGTTCCGCGAAGTCCGCCGGCAGATCCGGACAGAGCTCGTGAATCGGCACCGGCTCCACCGTGGATTTGCGCACGAAGATCTGCACGAGGTTGTCGCCCTCGATGGGCGCCCGCCCGGAGACGAGCTCGTAGAGCATCGCGCCCAGCGAATAGATGTCGCTGGCCGTGGTCACCGACTTGCCGTCCGCCTGCTCCGGCGAGCAGTACAGCGGCGTTCCCATGACGGTGCCGGTGAGGGTCGCCTTCGGCTGCGGCGACGAGTCCACGCCGCCGCCCTGCCAGGTCGACTCCATCAACTTGGCAA
It includes:
- a CDS encoding tetratricopeptide repeat protein — translated: MKWLFITWLALVVSSPAVVRAEDTVTTEARARQYYTEGTEHFQSGRYLEAGAAFTAGYELSHKPGFLWNMAECARLGGQGERALDLYRRYVKEAPEGRQRTDAEKHIRELEPPAPAPKPVAIEVKPHRERDVFRPLPGDKKPDSPITHRWWFWTGAAAVVAGAIVTGVVIATSGGKDASGPSGATVDWRTR
- a CDS encoding protein kinase: MGSYRLIRLLGEGSAGVVYLGEHPLVGARVAIKILHEYCADSPDMLERFINEAKAANVIQSPHIVRCSDFGTLPDGASHYAVMEYLEGQTLEQMLTRRGVLEFWHAAEVCRQIAVGMAGAHAAGIIHRDLKPANVFVQYDAGGTPFVRILDFGIAKLMESTWQGGGVDSSPQPKATLTGTVMGTPLYCSPEQADGKSVTTASDIYSLGAMLYELVSGRAPIEGDNLVQIFVRKSTVEPVPIHELCPDLPADFAELIMQMLARAPHGRPASMDDIAQRLDAVVQKMPASSRTAQPASRVNPSLNATLASAALPLVTTPRPIVVSSAPPVRPSRFRRAPWILAAALTLGIAAFAVHRTSRGPDAPMSASSSANVIVPVPEVAPSFVAATADKSEPAPPPVPVESLAVAPRPSARRPAARKAPAPPPETAESARPVVPAPPANSAGKLVNPFD